One genomic window of Psychrobacillus sp. INOP01 includes the following:
- a CDS encoding TetR/AcrR family transcriptional regulator, which yields MSTKNNSKDVLIETASRLFRLRGYYGVGLKDIIEESGIPKGSLYHYFPKGKEQLAIAAINHTKDIVINEIQQLFDKIQDPIQAFQTHLEHLSEIIIKSDNIGFPIGTIAGETHSTSEPIRMACQLAFEEWQAIYRMKLLQSGYDKKQATDLGITVNLMIEGAILLSLTNKSIRPLEVAKMQITLLLRKEI from the coding sequence GTGTCCACAAAAAATAATTCTAAAGATGTTCTAATCGAAACTGCATCCCGACTTTTTCGGTTAAGAGGCTACTATGGTGTTGGACTTAAAGACATTATAGAGGAAAGTGGAATTCCAAAAGGCTCTCTTTATCATTACTTTCCAAAAGGTAAGGAGCAGTTAGCAATTGCAGCAATTAATCATACAAAAGATATTGTAATAAACGAAATCCAACAGTTGTTTGATAAAATTCAAGATCCTATCCAAGCATTTCAAACACATCTGGAACATTTATCCGAAATCATTATAAAAAGTGATAACATAGGCTTCCCTATTGGTACAATCGCGGGAGAAACACATTCCACAAGTGAGCCTATCCGAATGGCTTGCCAACTAGCTTTTGAAGAATGGCAGGCTATTTATAGGATGAAATTACTTCAATCCGGATATGACAAAAAACAAGCAACGGACCTGGGTATTACTGTAAATTTAATGATAGAAGGTGCTATTCTATTATCTTTAACAAATAAAAGTATTAGACCGCTTGAAGTTGCTAAAATGCAAATAACATTATTATTGAGGAAAGAAATTTAA
- a CDS encoding GNAT family N-acetyltransferase: MAKFINYTTKPPNNFEQLLTLYESLGWNSLELTSNDLERMCNQSWFAIYAFDEKQLVGMGRVISDGVITGVVCGLCVLPSYQSEGIGKEMVNRIIQHCEQNRVIPQLMCVESLEPYYETFGFKKFTIGMSKNISR; this comes from the coding sequence ATGGCGAAATTTATCAATTATACAACAAAACCCCCTAATAACTTTGAACAATTACTAACCTTATATGAATCTTTAGGATGGAATTCACTTGAATTAACGAGTAATGATTTGGAACGAATGTGCAATCAAAGTTGGTTCGCCATTTACGCATTTGATGAAAAACAATTAGTGGGTATGGGACGTGTTATTTCAGATGGTGTAATTACTGGAGTAGTTTGTGGATTATGTGTTCTACCAAGCTATCAGTCCGAAGGAATAGGCAAAGAAATGGTGAATCGAATTATTCAACATTGCGAGCAAAATCGGGTAATTCCTCAACTAATGTGTGTCGAAAGTTTGGAACCATATTATGAAACCTTTGGGTTCAAGAAATTTACCATTGGCATGTCAAAAAATATAAGTAGATAG
- a CDS encoding alpha/beta fold hydrolase codes for MKNIELEYKVVGSGKTILILETGIGGSFYNWYPFIQEIKEDFTIVMYHRAGYGNSPVSKELRTTKNIAEELYELVKRIGITEKFVLIGHSFGGLCVQQFSKMYPNKIKGLILIDSTSYNFNKLYNLDIPVMSSLISIDKMVDNNMENSKKSKEELNRKFNNMIVEYENILPYNEARDYEELITNPLFFKTIAKEFENWGISSESIIELGDFPNIPLIVIARDKEVSVKSFVEHDIPVEEAVLYEEAWRELQIELSLLSNRGELVIAEGSDHDVHLDRSDIIIQSLKRFS; via the coding sequence TTGAAAAATATAGAGTTAGAATATAAGGTAGTTGGCAGTGGGAAGACTATACTTATCCTAGAAACAGGAATAGGTGGTTCGTTTTATAACTGGTATCCTTTTATACAAGAGATTAAAGAAGACTTTACGATTGTTATGTACCATAGGGCTGGATACGGGAATAGTCCAGTTTCAAAAGAACTTCGAACAACTAAAAATATTGCTGAGGAACTTTATGAACTTGTTAAAAGAATAGGTATCACTGAAAAATTTGTTCTAATTGGTCATTCTTTTGGAGGCTTGTGTGTACAGCAGTTCTCAAAAATGTACCCTAACAAAATAAAGGGACTAATCCTTATAGATTCTACTTCATATAACTTTAACAAGTTATACAATCTGGATATACCTGTAATGAGTTCCCTAATTTCAATAGATAAGATGGTAGACAATAATATGGAGAACTCTAAAAAATCAAAAGAGGAGCTGAATCGTAAATTCAACAATATGATTGTTGAATACGAGAATATTTTACCTTACAACGAAGCAAGAGATTATGAGGAATTGATTACAAATCCCCTCTTTTTTAAGACAATTGCTAAAGAATTTGAAAACTGGGGAATAAGTAGCGAAAGCATAATAGAATTGGGCGATTTCCCTAACATTCCACTAATAGTAATCGCCAGAGATAAAGAAGTATCAGTAAAGTCTTTTGTTGAACATGACATACCTGTGGAAGAAGCAGTTTTATATGAAGAGGCTTGGCGGGAGTTACAGATAGAATTATCTCTGTTGTCTAACAGAGGAGAGTTAGTAATTGCAGAAGGAAGTGACCATGACGTTCACTTAGATAGGTCTGATATTATAATTCAGAGTTTAAAAAGATTTTCATAA
- a CDS encoding TrkH family potassium uptake protein — MFVTKKKKKSISPPVIIAGSFLILIIVGTFCLKLPFATTVPISWTDALFVATSATTVTGLSVFDPGTTLTVFGEVILMILIQCGGIGLMTFAVATLILLRKKIGLQNRIYLQESLNQNSIGGIIKLVKLILSFVLSVQLFAVLIMTLHWIPSFGFKDGLYLSIFHVISAFNNAGFALFPDNLISFANDPIVIIVLSALFILGGIGFTVIVDVQQKKSFKQWSLHTKMMIIGTIVINGIAIVVVFLLEYGNIATIGNMPLSDKILVSYFQGVTPRTAGFNTINYGDMEDSTIFFTMILMFIGAGSASTASGIKLTTFMVIILATFSFLRQRKEPELLGRSIRIDTVIRSLAIATIALFIVLSFIFILTITENIPFLPLAFEVVSAFGTVGLSMGITAQISDIGEVLLCIVMFVGRIGPLTLFFILMKPKNVHYRYPYDQVFTG, encoded by the coding sequence ATGTTTGTAACTAAAAAGAAAAAAAAATCAATTTCACCACCTGTAATTATTGCAGGGAGTTTCTTGATATTAATAATTGTAGGGACATTTTGTTTAAAACTTCCATTTGCAACTACGGTACCTATATCATGGACAGATGCATTATTTGTCGCTACATCGGCAACTACAGTGACAGGACTCAGCGTTTTTGATCCAGGTACAACGTTGACAGTATTTGGGGAAGTTATATTAATGATTCTTATTCAATGCGGCGGGATTGGTTTAATGACATTCGCCGTAGCAACACTTATACTCCTAAGGAAGAAAATAGGTTTACAAAACCGTATCTATTTGCAAGAGTCACTCAATCAAAACTCAATAGGTGGCATCATAAAGTTAGTAAAGCTAATTTTATCTTTTGTTCTATCGGTCCAACTCTTTGCAGTGCTAATTATGACTTTACATTGGATACCCTCATTTGGATTTAAGGATGGGCTATATTTAAGTATATTTCATGTTATTTCAGCATTTAATAACGCGGGTTTTGCATTATTCCCAGATAACTTAATCAGCTTCGCAAATGATCCAATCGTAATTATAGTATTATCTGCGCTATTTATCCTTGGCGGAATCGGTTTTACCGTTATAGTTGATGTTCAGCAGAAAAAGTCATTCAAACAATGGTCACTTCATACGAAAATGATGATCATCGGGACAATTGTTATTAATGGTATAGCCATAGTTGTAGTTTTCTTACTTGAATATGGGAATATAGCAACAATTGGTAATATGCCTTTGTCTGATAAAATCCTTGTTTCCTACTTTCAGGGAGTAACCCCTCGTACCGCAGGATTTAATACAATAAATTATGGTGATATGGAGGATTCTACTATATTTTTCACAATGATATTAATGTTTATTGGGGCTGGGAGTGCATCTACTGCATCGGGAATTAAGCTAACCACTTTTATGGTTATAATTCTAGCCACATTCTCCTTCTTACGACAACGTAAGGAACCAGAGTTGTTGGGCCGGTCTATTCGTATAGATACAGTAATACGATCTTTAGCGATTGCAACAATTGCATTATTTATTGTTCTTTCATTTATCTTTATATTAACAATCACTGAAAATATTCCGTTCCTCCCACTAGCATTTGAAGTGGTATCAGCTTTTGGAACCGTTGGATTGTCCATGGGAATCACAGCCCAAATAAGCGATATAGGTGAAGTATTACTTTGCATAGTAATGTTTGTTGGACGAATTGGTCCTTTAACTTTGTTTTTCATACTTATGAAGCCAAAAAATGTTCATTATCGTTACCCATACGACCAGGTGTTTACTGGATAA
- a CDS encoding YitT family protein: protein MEVEKGQTISMFERINRVLFIMLGALITAIGLEAVLIPNNIIDGGITGISILLSHLTGFSLSLFLFVLNIPFIFIGYKELGKSFAFSSVIGITVLSIATTLLHHIPTIISGDTMLVAVLGGIMIGLGVGIVLRKGGALDGTEILAILIAKKFPLSVGEVIMSINVLIFSFAMLTYGLRGALCSAIAYFIATKVIDMVQAGFDESKNIMIISKNSREIGVAIQTSLGRGVTYVVGEGGQTNERVEIVFCVINRLEEPELRTLIKTIDINAFVAINGVVEVRQY, encoded by the coding sequence TTGGAAGTCGAAAAGGGTCAGACTATCAGTATGTTTGAAAGAATTAATCGTGTTTTGTTTATAATGTTGGGAGCACTAATTACAGCTATTGGTTTAGAAGCGGTCCTGATTCCAAACAATATAATTGATGGTGGTATTACTGGTATATCTATCCTGTTGTCTCATTTAACAGGATTCTCGTTAAGTCTATTCCTATTCGTTCTAAATATTCCATTCATATTTATTGGATATAAGGAACTTGGAAAGTCATTCGCATTTAGTTCTGTAATTGGTATCACAGTATTGTCAATTGCTACTACCTTATTGCACCACATTCCAACTATTATTTCAGGAGATACCATGTTAGTTGCAGTATTAGGAGGTATCATGATTGGTTTAGGGGTTGGTATTGTTTTACGAAAAGGTGGTGCTTTAGATGGTACCGAAATTTTAGCTATTCTAATTGCAAAGAAATTCCCATTATCGGTTGGGGAAGTTATTATGAGTATTAATGTGTTAATATTCTCATTTGCAATGTTAACTTATGGTCTAAGGGGTGCTTTATGTTCGGCTATAGCTTATTTTATAGCTACGAAGGTAATAGACATGGTACAAGCTGGTTTTGACGAATCTAAGAATATTATGATTATTAGTAAAAATTCGCGAGAAATTGGTGTCGCTATTCAAACAAGTTTAGGTCGAGGTGTTACATATGTAGTAGGTGAAGGCGGACAAACCAATGAACGTGTTGAAATAGTTTTCTGTGTTATTAACAGGTTGGAAGAACCTGAACTTAGAACACTCATTAAGACAATTGACATAAATGCTTTCGTAGCAATTAATGGTGTTGTAGAGGTGCGGCAATATTAA
- a CDS encoding serine/threonine protein kinase, with translation MEHDWDKAIGSLSKIKVFSNPNNEPVTISGDADDLKCIGVGTDAAVFQSLFAPTYAFKLYAKDKVNKVKVEANVYRILGNSPFFPTCFASYDEYLVLSYEEGKTLFDCILQGIHIPEQVVNDVEDAREFVRNKGLNARDIHLKNILLQNGRAKIIDVSEYTLPGNDFRWEHLKKGYEQYYHLIDGNSVPFWLVETIRKWYNQRSNFSSYEEFTKIVLKLLYKK, from the coding sequence ATGGAACACGATTGGGACAAAGCTATTGGTTCTCTTTCTAAAATTAAAGTTTTTTCAAATCCAAATAACGAGCCTGTAACCATAAGTGGTGACGCTGATGATTTGAAGTGTATAGGAGTCGGGACAGATGCGGCCGTTTTTCAGTCTCTTTTCGCCCCAACTTATGCATTTAAATTATATGCCAAGGACAAAGTAAACAAAGTAAAAGTTGAAGCAAATGTTTATCGAATATTAGGAAATTCACCTTTCTTTCCAACATGTTTTGCTTCATACGACGAATACCTCGTTTTAAGTTACGAGGAAGGAAAAACTCTCTTTGACTGCATTCTACAAGGTATTCATATTCCAGAACAGGTGGTAAATGATGTGGAGGATGCAAGAGAATTTGTTCGCAATAAGGGTCTTAACGCACGTGATATTCATTTGAAAAATATTTTACTACAAAACGGAAGAGCAAAAATAATTGATGTCTCTGAATACACACTTCCAGGTAATGATTTTCGGTGGGAACATCTAAAAAAAGGATATGAGCAATACTATCATTTAATAGATGGGAATTCTGTTCCGTTTTGGTTAGTAGAAACAATTCGAAAGTGGTATAACCAGCGTAGTAATTTTTCTTCATATGAGGAGTTTACAAAAATTGTATTGAAACTTCTGTATAAAAAATAG
- a CDS encoding zinc dependent phospholipase C family protein, producing MGSRIMHLVIANRIAESLLIEDRTSFLLGGIAPDAVSTKDFSHFFKGDVQDYSRSVDYKGFLYKYSSRIKSNYILGYFIHLIADDIWLKGFYLPWLKNRMEDNKEILNQYHNDFRLLNGKLLEYYSFTDELRNSLSNFPTIIDLEEVKSEDVENLVPYVLGEMEYDKEVINEKLNVFTFDQIVGYIETSVDMGLLNIKPFIN from the coding sequence TTGGGTTCAAGAATAATGCACTTGGTTATTGCTAATAGAATAGCAGAGAGTCTATTGATAGAAGATAGAACGTCATTTTTACTCGGAGGCATTGCACCAGATGCTGTTTCAACTAAAGACTTTTCACATTTCTTTAAAGGTGATGTACAAGATTATTCAAGAAGTGTTGATTATAAAGGTTTTTTGTATAAATATAGTTCGCGAATAAAAAGTAATTATATATTGGGATATTTTATACATTTAATCGCTGATGATATATGGCTAAAAGGTTTTTATCTTCCTTGGTTGAAAAACAGAATGGAAGATAATAAAGAAATACTTAATCAATACCATAATGATTTCCGATTATTAAATGGAAAATTATTAGAATACTATAGTTTTACCGATGAATTGAGAAACTCGCTTAGTAATTTTCCTACAATAATAGATTTGGAAGAGGTTAAGTCTGAAGATGTTGAAAATTTAGTTCCATACGTATTAGGCGAAATGGAATATGATAAGGAAGTTATAAATGAAAAACTTAATGTTTTTACGTTTGATCAGATAGTTGGTTATATAGAGACATCAGTTGATATGGGTTTATTAAATATAAAACCTTTTATAAATTAA
- a CDS encoding GNAT family N-acetyltransferase, with amino-acid sequence MFPILDTERLILRELTKEDAEGIFACFSNENVTRYYGQETLDNIEQAEKFVDFFSKNYNEKRGIRWGIERIGTKGIIGTIGFNAWSPKHKRAEIGYEIHPEHWRKGYTFEAVSKVLSYGFDVMDLTRIGAVVFIDNDASNKLLTKIGFQKEGVLKKYMYQNGIAYDTYVYSLLKNNK; translated from the coding sequence ATGTTTCCAATATTAGATACAGAAAGACTAATATTAAGAGAACTAACAAAAGAGGATGCGGAAGGTATTTTTGCTTGTTTTTCTAACGAGAATGTAACACGTTATTATGGACAAGAAACATTAGATAATATAGAACAAGCAGAGAAATTCGTTGATTTTTTTTCAAAAAACTACAATGAAAAAAGAGGCATACGGTGGGGAATTGAAAGAATAGGAACCAAAGGTATTATTGGAACAATTGGCTTTAATGCTTGGTCTCCTAAACATAAAAGAGCAGAAATAGGCTACGAAATTCATCCAGAGCATTGGAGAAAAGGATACACTTTTGAAGCAGTATCTAAAGTGCTTTCATATGGCTTTGATGTTATGGATTTAACTCGAATAGGTGCCGTTGTATTTATTGACAATGATGCATCTAATAAGTTATTAACTAAAATCGGCTTTCAAAAAGAGGGAGTATTGAAGAAATATATGTATCAAAATGGTATAGCATATGATACCTATGTCTATTCATTACTAAAGAATAATAAATAA
- a CDS encoding RNA polymerase sigma factor has protein sequence MEQRTLMTRIRNGEDEAFAQLVNPLIEKGYRTSFSILKSKEQAEEVVQNALIEAYRNIMSGKDITYFNTWFYKLVTHRSIDAWRKNERLKESPLEIDVVTDKHGVIESVLKEEKENEIKKGISSLDNSDYQNVLILYYYQEQAIQEISDLLGLKNSTVKSHLRRARNALKKRLIENQFIGVNSQ, from the coding sequence ATGGAACAGAGAACATTGATGACACGGATTCGGAACGGCGAGGACGAAGCTTTTGCTCAACTAGTCAACCCCTTGATTGAAAAGGGATACAGGACCAGTTTTAGTATTTTAAAATCGAAGGAACAGGCAGAAGAGGTTGTCCAAAATGCGTTGATTGAGGCATATCGGAACATCATGAGTGGAAAGGATATCACCTATTTCAACACCTGGTTTTATAAATTGGTCACCCATCGCTCAATCGATGCTTGGAGAAAGAATGAGCGTCTGAAGGAATCACCGCTTGAAATTGACGTGGTGACAGACAAACATGGCGTTATAGAAAGCGTGTTAAAAGAGGAAAAAGAAAACGAGATTAAAAAGGGCATATCATCCCTTGATAACAGCGACTACCAGAACGTCCTTATCCTCTACTATTACCAAGAGCAAGCAATTCAAGAAATCTCAGATTTGCTTGGACTGAAAAATTCGACGGTCAAATCCCATCTTCGCAGAGCAAGGAACGCTCTGAAAAAAAGATTGATTGAAAATCAGTTTATAGGGGTGAATTCACAATGA
- a CDS encoding DUF4030 domain-containing protein — MRIDESLKKEIKEEMEKIQVPSSMYEFAKNIKEESEKRADFEKSPERKTVWKKSQFVVAAVISLVVLTGSAFLNPTMAEVVSKIPYLGQVFHKPILEVITETLEKEGYKTAGIGMGIWEQKPHFDIGLKGTEEYVNQEEDKVLNILTEILEKRGYDNYELKVSDTNEVPPAQKEIDKNREELGEKLMSDLQEAGFPIMNVNAYSPVVEVYIPIADEAKKVVIYKAAIELLKANDTPKQVQIITRDVTEEEIRLQWMPIMRSIEDELYLKKEYRVADIRYSFKPVKVSITIMTNMKSSDVKDKETVTKIRKGIIEFLDSEEIKTKTENQKYELIIQDKNGNDFLF, encoded by the coding sequence ATGAGAATCGATGAATCGTTGAAAAAAGAAATCAAAGAAGAGATGGAAAAAATCCAGGTACCATCTTCCATGTACGAATTTGCCAAAAACATTAAGGAAGAGTCGGAAAAAAGAGCGGATTTTGAAAAATCGCCAGAAAGAAAAACAGTTTGGAAGAAATCCCAGTTTGTCGTTGCAGCGGTTATCAGTCTTGTCGTCCTAACTGGTTCTGCATTCCTGAATCCAACTATGGCGGAGGTAGTATCAAAAATCCCGTATCTAGGACAAGTATTCCATAAACCGATACTTGAAGTAATTACGGAAACGTTGGAGAAGGAAGGGTATAAAACAGCAGGTATCGGTATGGGCATCTGGGAACAGAAGCCACACTTTGACATAGGGCTGAAGGGAACGGAAGAATACGTCAATCAAGAAGAGGACAAAGTCTTAAATATTTTGACTGAAATTTTGGAAAAAAGAGGGTATGATAACTACGAGTTAAAGGTTTCTGACACGAATGAGGTACCTCCCGCGCAAAAAGAGATAGATAAAAATAGAGAGGAACTAGGCGAGAAGTTGATGTCGGACTTGCAGGAAGCAGGATTCCCGATAATGAATGTTAACGCATATAGCCCTGTAGTCGAAGTGTACATCCCGATAGCAGATGAAGCTAAGAAAGTAGTAATTTACAAGGCCGCGATTGAACTTTTAAAAGCAAACGATACACCGAAACAGGTACAGATAATAACTCGAGACGTTACGGAAGAAGAAATTAGGCTTCAGTGGATGCCAATCATGAGGAGCATTGAAGATGAGTTATACCTAAAAAAAGAGTACCGGGTAGCTGACATTAGATATTCCTTCAAGCCTGTAAAAGTGTCTATTACCATCATGACGAACATGAAATCATCGGATGTAAAAGATAAAGAGACGGTGACTAAAATCCGAAAAGGAATAATAGAATTCCTAGATAGCGAAGAAATAAAAACAAAGACTGAGAATCAGAAATATGAGCTAATTATCCAAGACAAGAATGGCAATGATTTTCTTTTTTAA
- a CDS encoding HXXEE domain-containing protein — MDQWINVQTLIWLFPIFFIFHDFEEIIMVESWLNKNRHEVYKRLPQKLADRVVKQFSMSTAQFAFAVLIIFLFVSSSTFMANQYLTHGAFANIYLFTAVTLTFFIHAFTHIGQAIFFRSITPGAITSLIIILPYSLVLYKALLVNEVITWKIIIISLPFGFLIIPLVLFAHWLGKRVI; from the coding sequence ATGGATCAATGGATAAATGTTCAAACTCTTATTTGGTTGTTTCCTATTTTTTTTATTTTTCATGACTTCGAAGAAATTATTATGGTAGAAAGTTGGCTAAATAAGAATAGACATGAAGTTTATAAAAGATTACCCCAAAAATTAGCTGATCGAGTAGTTAAACAATTTTCTATGTCCACTGCACAATTTGCTTTTGCAGTATTAATTATATTTTTATTTGTTAGCAGTTCTACATTTATGGCTAACCAATACTTAACTCACGGAGCATTTGCTAATATCTATCTTTTTACAGCAGTAACATTAACTTTTTTCATCCATGCATTTACCCATATTGGACAAGCAATATTTTTCCGTTCCATAACTCCAGGAGCGATAACATCGTTAATAATCATACTTCCATACAGTTTAGTGTTATATAAAGCTTTATTAGTAAATGAAGTCATAACGTGGAAGATTATTATTATAAGTCTACCTTTTGGTTTTCTAATAATTCCCCTTGTTTTATTTGCTCATTGGTTAGGGAAAAGAGTTATATAA
- a CDS encoding MFS transporter: MSDKARDSIESYIDSPEKLKSLYRRVLFVVSLSQIFGGAGLAAGVTVGALLAQQMLGTDAYAGVPAALFTLGSAGAALIVGRLSQRYGRRTGLSTGFIVGGLGAIGVVIAAMMSSVILLFASLLIYGAGTATNLQARYAGTDLANKKQRATAISTTMVMTTFGAVAGPNLVEVMGEFASFIGVPSLAGPFILSATAFILAGLVLLIMLRPDPLDIANRIAAYKQEYECVNKTESNDKAKNNRGLMVGAMVMVLTQIVMVAIMTMTPVHMTQHGHGLAEVGIVIGFHIGAMYLPSLITGVLVDKVGTTAMSIASGITLLFAGLLAAFAPSDSMILLVIALSLLGLGWNFGLISGTAQIVDSTDPSKRAKTQGTLDVFIALAGASGGALSGMVVANTSYTTLSLSGGLLALFLIPVIIWWRKG; encoded by the coding sequence GTGTCTGATAAAGCACGAGATTCCATTGAGAGTTATATAGATTCACCAGAAAAACTAAAGAGCTTATATAGACGTGTGTTGTTTGTTGTAAGTCTATCACAAATCTTCGGAGGTGCAGGGCTTGCTGCAGGAGTTACAGTAGGTGCCCTATTGGCTCAACAAATGCTGGGGACTGATGCTTATGCAGGAGTGCCGGCAGCTTTATTTACTTTAGGTTCTGCAGGAGCTGCTTTAATTGTAGGGAGACTTTCACAACGATATGGACGCCGTACAGGTTTATCAACAGGTTTTATTGTAGGTGGACTCGGTGCGATTGGAGTGGTGATTGCTGCCATGATGAGTAGTGTAATTTTATTATTTGCTTCCCTACTGATTTATGGGGCAGGGACTGCGACAAATTTACAAGCTCGTTATGCAGGAACTGATCTAGCAAACAAAAAACAACGAGCAACTGCTATTAGTACTACGATGGTTATGACAACATTCGGTGCCGTTGCAGGGCCAAATCTAGTAGAAGTTATGGGTGAATTTGCTAGTTTCATTGGTGTTCCGTCACTTGCAGGTCCATTCATATTATCAGCTACTGCATTTATCTTAGCGGGACTTGTACTTTTAATTATGTTACGTCCCGACCCATTAGATATTGCAAACAGGATAGCAGCCTATAAACAAGAATATGAGTGTGTAAATAAAACGGAGTCTAATGATAAAGCAAAAAATAATAGAGGTTTAATGGTCGGTGCCATGGTTATGGTTCTTACCCAAATTGTAATGGTGGCAATTATGACTATGACACCGGTACATATGACACAACACGGTCATGGTTTAGCCGAAGTTGGAATTGTTATTGGTTTTCACATTGGGGCAATGTATCTTCCCTCACTTATCACAGGCGTCCTTGTAGATAAAGTGGGTACAACAGCTATGAGCATAGCCTCGGGCATTACATTGTTATTCGCTGGATTATTAGCAGCATTCGCACCAAGCGATTCAATGATTCTTTTAGTAATTGCACTTTCTTTACTTGGATTAGGATGGAACTTTGGCTTAATCAGTGGTACTGCTCAAATAGTTGACTCTACAGATCCTTCAAAACGTGCTAAAACTCAAGGAACACTTGATGTTTTTATTGCATTAGCAGGAGCCTCTGGCGGAGCTCTTTCAGGAATGGTAGTAGCTAATACAAGTTATACTACATTATCTTTGAGTGGTGGACTTTTAGCCTTATTTCTCATACCTGTTATTATTTGGTGGCGTAAAGGCTGA